The genomic DNA TCATCAACGTCATCGGATCTAACGGCGGAGAAGCGTCCGGACAAGATCATACCGTGTCCAAGATGCAAGAGCATGGAGACAAAGTTCTGTTACTTCAACAACTATAACGTTAACCAGCCTCGACACTTTTGTAAAGGCTGCCACCGTTACTGGACCGCCGGTGGTGCACTCCGGAATGTTCCTGTCGGTGCCGGTCGTCGGAAGTCCAAACCACCAGGCCGTGTCATGATCGGTATGCTTGGGGATGGGAATGGTGTCCACCAGGTCGAGCTTATTAATGGACTGCTCGTTGAGGAATGGCAGCATGCCGCAGCCGCAGCTCACGGTGGTTTCCGGCATAATTTTCCTATGAAAAGGCTCCGGTGCTACTCCGACGGTCAATCGTGCTGatgattattagtttttttttgttggtttgttttggtttttgggttgAGTGGTTTTCCTATAAACCCGTAGAAAGAACGTGGTGAATTTGGTTGCTATTGGGTACATACAGGCTGTCACGTTAGTTAATTTGTCATTTGTCAATCAGTCGAATCTAATTAGTACTTACTTTATTTTACTACTCTCTCCATACAAGCTGATGAGAATTCTTATTAAACAACTCATCTCTTCACTCTTAATTagctaattaatattaattccACCTCGTATTCTTCGCTGTACGTAGATTACTACTTGGTTTACTAGCGGGGCTTATAATATTTGGGTTAGAATCCCATGTGTAACAAGATTTTATActataacataaaatattagatatagaCCTCTCCCAGAGAGTCTTGTTCACTAATGAGAGATAAAGAGGGTTTTTTGTTCTACATTTAATTTGATCAGAAATTTGgtgcaaaaaaaataacagaaacgTTTTCTTTCGTGatatctctatatattaataaagaacCACTCCAAAAAATGACGATATATCGTCGTTAGAGAGCTGGAAGtacaatttaacaaataaaccctattaattaattttaattacatcTATATCATTACAtacttaaataaaaattcattaaataaattaaactatttgtagttatttaatttgaaattatattatacttcttaaaaaaacaataaattaatatcttttaaaaatttaataattattcatgttttattaaaataaatttcatacaaattttatcaccacgttaaaattattatttactttcaaatatttcatggtgaaacatatttttatataaaataaacgtaaatttgaataaaacaaaaaaagaattatttacatatttttattttacacacacaaatatcaaatcccaaataataaatttatttgaattgatatatccgcactatgtgcgggttaTTACCTAGTTCTTAATTATATTGCCTTCCAAGCTCCAATATCTCCGAATTCATTGTAATATTGCATCATCGATCGAGCATTTCTCCCAGACATGATTATCGAGAACTCTCTTCTAGCCAACCTTCTCGACGCCGGCGGTGCTactgctcgccggcgtcggtCTCTCATCGTTCCTACTTCTGCTTGGCTCCGATCTATCTCTCTTAGTGTCCCCTTTTGCAacttttttctcctttgtttttctttgtttaaccTTTCTCGATCTCTTTTGTCCCCTGCCTCCAAACCAAACCCTGACCATTGTCTGCTCCCGTTGGCTGCTATTCCACCGGAGATGCTCTCTACTCGACAAAAATTTCTACAAAAATCCGGCAGCCGTCAAAATCTTAACCCACCTTGGCAATTGATTAAGAAACTAGAATTTTCTCCAGTGGACCTAGGTTCTAAAAATGATTATCTTCACGGCCACTGTCTGCTCCCAATGATCTTTCACGGACCAGAGATGCTTTATGCACCACAAATCTCTCCATCAAATTCGGATAGACATCTCACTTCGTCCTCAACTTGGCAAGCGGTTGTGACACTAGGATTTTTTCCCAGTGGACTTAGTCTCCAACCTAGAATCAGGCCACAACCACCGGCTATTACCGACGCTCTTCCACTCACCAGAGAGGCTCCTTGCTCCGCAAAGATCTCTGCAAATATCGGTCAGCCGTCACACCAAACTTTCTCCTTTGCCTCAGATtgtgaaactagggttttccctaGTGGACCTAGTTTCATGTCCTGGCCCATTCAATCCTAACAGGCCCAAGTCCATAAGCTTATATCAAGATTTTAAACCGACGATTTCTAGGTCCATGAGCTCTTTGTCTATGCCCTGCCAAAATCATGCTATGTGTCGATCTCCTCTTCTCTATGGCCGAAGACTCCATGGGAGAAAGGTATCATCGAAGCTTTTTTGGTTATTCATAGATGATGAAAGAACCCTGGATTTAGTTGATGTTAGAGACTTGCGAGTTGTGTATTTTAGCATGCCAAATTATGGTCTACTTATCTCGAATTGGTATAGCCAAAGTGGTAATCAAGGTCTTGAACTTGATATGTTTGATGACGGTTACCCCTCAAGCTGCCCTTCTGATGATGTCAAGCATCATGATTCACTCCCTCCCTTCTACCGGATCCCATACCTACAAGCTTATAATGCGGTTTATCGAAGAGATCCACTCCTTATGCTTCGGGCTTCAAAGCAACCTTTCAACGACTACAACACCTTAGTCACCTGGATCGTGCATCTCGCTCCGACGAGAATCAAAGCATCGACTCCCTTCTCAACGTCACCATGTCTTATGACAATGAACAATCACTCATCCTTCGAAGCTTTCGAAGATGACCTTTCGGTTCACCATGATCTCACAGGTGCCATTAGGCTCCCAAGCCTTTGGTTCATAGCTCTCTTGGATTTGCAATCGatgaaatttatcttttattttgtagcATTGGGGAATGCTGTCTATTGTATTGACTTAAACTTTGGGGCTCTTGCTCCCTTTCTATGTGCTTGTTGCTGTTTGATATGAATGAAATTCAagtctttgacaaaaaaaaaaaaagctccaaTATCTCCACGGGGTTGATTTTATAAGCTGATCGGTTTGGCAGTGATACATcaagaacaaaatatatttggtgTTCAATATCACGGATAGGTGGTAAACTTTTTTGGTTATCCTTCGGGATCACGTTCTCAAAATCCTGCAAAAAATGGTTATTTCACTCGATAATACTGGTGCAAGGTCAGAATAACTTATGAGAGTTTCTTTgtaaacaaacataatcataggttgttttgaaaataaagttTTCGTAACTTCTCATTTTCTCACAAATAAATTTGGATGCCTCACGGGTTTTCTCTCACTAGCCTTTGACTtggtttttctcaaactcttgCTCTCTTTTTGGTGAATTGTGTTTGTGGGATCGCTCAtggtgtttgattccttctttttcttgagAATCAACTGATCTTGATAAACTTCATGAGGAGTCAACGGAACTAAGATGATCTTTTTGCCTTTGAACTCAAAAGAATAACGGTTGGTGAAACTATCATGGCTTATTCTTCGGTCAGattgccatggtcttcccagAAGAATATGACTAGCTTCCATATGTAGAACATTGCACAACCTtcatctcaccatcatcatcattaagccaTTGTAGCTTATATGGCCTTGGATGTTTCTCCATAGTTAGCCCAAACTTCTTAACCATTGTCTCACTCGCCAGATTAGTACAATTTCCGCCATCAATTATGAGACAACACACGTTATCTCGGACATGACACCTTGTATGAAACAGATTTTCTCTTTGCTAATGCTCCTCAATCACAGTCTAAACACTAAGTGATCTCCTTGCCACCAATATCTCGCCTTTTGCTGGaatttcttcaagttcttctagTGAGTCAGAAACCAcctcttcatttttttatttgatctttcCATTATCCAAGAGAATCATGGTTCTTCTGTTGGAGCATTCATGTGCATAGTGTCCTCTCCCATGACACTTATAACACGTCACATCACAAGCTTAGGTTCTGGTAGCCTCAATTTTGTCCTTGGTAACTTGATTGGCAACAAATGGCTTTGCTTCAACCTTTGGGAGAGCAACTGACTTTTCTCCCTTCTGGTAACTTGGTTTTGGATTAGATGAACTAGATCCATAAGTTATATGTGTAGTACTTCTACTCTTAATTTGTTTCTCCACCAAGATTGCTTTATGTAACATATCTTTAATCTCCACATAATGCTCCATCTCAAGCCTATCCTAGATATCTCGGTTTAACCCACTCATGATTCTAGCCATAGTCGCTTCTCGGTCCTTAACCACATCAGCTCTAATCAAAAGAATCTGCATCTCTTGATAGTAATCCTTCGCACTTCGACTTCCCTGAATCAGTCTCCTTACCTTTTTATGCAGATCGCGATGGTAATGACCGAGAATGAACCTTCTCCTCATTATAGCCTTTGAAACTTGCTTTCttgtgtgatgatgatggatgatatgatatgatgatgaatatagagatggatgcaaggtgtttcaattatccttatgtagttgtagcataaaggatgtcaaaccataatgagtgtgatgcaagcaatcaggatgtgaatactcatctaagtcaagccaaatataaaggatgtttgtcactaataACCTAATGATGATAATGCAGAATGTTAAGCTACTAAAACAAGATGCTAGATGCAAAGTAAACATAATGATCAAAGCAGTaatagaatgaaacaggaacaAGAACAGAAATTATACTAATGCTAAACAAGTAATGCCAcatgattaaacaaaaactaaatgaatgcaacaggaaatgcaactagaatgaaacagggaatgaaacagaaagatgcagaacataaaacagGAACTATGGAATGAGCTCGAacaagcactcgatcggatgctcgatcgagtggatggtcgagttgatgAGCGAATGTCAGAAACATagcaaatattgaaacagagcaagCAACAATCAATTAACAGGATTtaaaacagggaaatcaataaacaaagaaaggtcttaaggatggattcatgggatggactaaagctatggctatctaaattggtcaacaaacctcaatcagcaatgagctatctctagacaatgatcttctaatacatgttaatccattctcatgacaataacaatcaagccaagatacttcttagacctaattctcactagctattacatatcaaaccaggcattaaacaaccagatcatcaatgtcaaaaatcatagtaaacatctaatctcttagcatgcttcatgataatctctagtattagccttatctaacaacttaaacattggtgtgatgctaagaagcttaagatctacccttaccctctcagtataagaatagcatagagcatatctaacccagaagagatattaagcaatcaatcttgaccaatccaaacaaccataacctttatccaccctaatccatcctcaagatcctaagccactactcacaatcacaaaacatgatgaacaaagtcataaacccagaaatcaatgaaacttgcatgattataaagatgagatgaagatctacaatattgaagaagaaatcaaactcaaattcttaatactttgaaagttatggaaccaacaagtatcaaaaatttcttaaaaataagcaaaagtggctaaaagatctaagcaataaaaagcaaaaaggaataattcccaaaaaggtaaatactaggtctagaattgtactctaaaaagtctctctccttgtggctgcagggtacaaggccttttataggaaaaggaagggaagccctagaaatgctaaaagacaaaataggtgggcggctcggtcaactcgacccggtcgagtccttctccgcacacggtcgagtgcgtggtcgagtggacttccggaccttgattcttcagctccaaaccccttgtttccttctcttgacaGCTCCAATCTTTCTCAGCAtcacttccatgctccttaggatccaaaatcacctgtttatgcaagaaactatgcaaatgcaatgcaaatctactctactGCATAAACAGTTCTAAAGCTACACATTAATGGACAAATGAGAtagaaaataatgcaaaatatgtgaatatgctaagggaaaacaaggtaaaatatatgaacatcagccTTCATCTCGGCCCAAGTCTCGATCGGATATTCACCATTACGTCTAGGTGAAGtcaccaactgatcccaccaGCTGAACGCATACTCACTAAACTCAACAACCGCCATTTGCACCTTATGATCTCAGAATAAtgctaaaaattgaaaactttttctaCCTTCTTCTCCCACTCCAAGTAGACATCTGGATCATTCTTCTCGATGAATGGTGGAATTTTAAACTTTAGTCTTGCAATGTCgtcattgtttctttctctgctttctcGTGTCTCCTTTGGCCTCCTTGAGATGAGTTTCCACTGCGATAGTAGTATTCTTCAGCTCCTTCATCTCTTGGCATTCTTAACTGCTCTCCTACTCCTCTTGGTTGATTAAACAATTTTTGTAGTTGCCTTTGTTGCACCTTTTCTTGCACTCGGTCCATCCTCTCATGTACCGCATCCATCTCAACCCTCATTATCCTCCGCATTTCTCCCAACAATGCCTCCATATGGATATTTGGAAATCTCTCAAGCTGTTCTACATCACGTCGTCATTTCTCTGTCAGCCATATTTAAACCTTGCAAGATGGTCAAACTCATAAAAAAGAATCCTCACAAGTGTTTACTCTCAAGTGTTTCACTCACAAGTGTTTACTCTCAACCCCCAAAGTGTGTTCTACTGATTCTCAAAGGTTCTTTTAGAATGGAAACCAATCAAACCCAATGTGTTTTCTCCGAGGCAACCTCAATAGATTCAAACTCAATAGGATACCAAAATGGACAAGAAATAGAATGAAAAAGATAATATAGAAATAGATAGACCGAAATAGAATAAACTAGAacggtttcttctctcttttttttttttattttttttttgaataaaacgtgttctttttttttattgaatagaactgaatgcaaaaataaatagatgaaGATGgaaagatagaagatgaaagaaagaagatgaaagatagaaagaagatgaaaagatagaaaatgatGGAAAGAGTATGATAAAATGATAGAATGATAGAATGCCAAACTCAAGGGTGtactctgataccacttgatatgattTTTCCAAGGAATCGGCACATTCGAGTTAGTTGATAGAGACACATTGATTCTAAGAACGATGAAGCCTCAAGAGTAAGGATGGTGGAacgaatggtcgcacaagagttgcggtaagactcttgatataccagTCTGATCCTCTAAGCCTCGCCCCAAGAAGATCAGATCTCTCAGTCTCGCACCAACAAGATCGGTTTGTTGACTGTTGGAATCGCACAAAGcagtcggttttgattgttggaatcacaccaagcaatcgattttgttcacaaataatagaagagaatcactctcacaaaagaaaggttttgataaaaagttggttGTTTATTTCATTGCTCTTACAcgagtttataaaagaaaagaaaacttgaaaataaagctagatattaattattcttgaaaactaaaaacaataaagatagatagttgaatgagaATTTAAGTTTTGGTGTTCTCTCTTCCTCCAAAGTGACTCTTGAACACTATTTTCGCCACTCTCTTTTgaccataaaataaaatgattattttgggattttttggacttgaattaggctcaaagtgggttGAGCTTGATAGACATCATTCCCAATATAATTTTTCATGCTCTTTCTGGCAAataagctcttgaattagcCTATTAGGTGCATTCCTTAGCTGTTTAGCCTTCGCTCAAGTAATTGATCCTTCAAATACAATCAATAGTTTCTCAGTTACAAACTCCTTGGATTCAAATTCAGGTACAAATTATTCatgttcaagctcagctacaaacTCCTCCTACTTAGCTCTATCCACGGTCACGTCACTTTACTaaccctttttttattttatttttctctaaagACTATGATCGTTTTTTCCGAAACCCAATTGTCAAAACTaatcttgtttaattttgaattattataattttcctCGCATGGTTTTCTTATCTTAACTCAGTAAACACACATTTGATggaattataattattattacggTTTTGTTTCCCGAGgcaagattaaaataaaaataaaatatttgaggCATTTGGCTGGCAGTCCGCAATAGACTCTCCATTGGAGATCGAATTGCGCAATGGTCTCGGGCAGACATGGGGGAATATGTCTTTTGTCACAACGCAAGGGAATCCTGAGATTACCTGTTTTTCTCTTATCACTTTTGCTCTGAGGTGTGGCAAGCTACTGCAAGGAATATATACAAGTCCCGATTCTCCACGAGCTGGAATTCGGTGGTTGCTGCAGCATGTAGCAACTGGCAAGATCGAAAGGTATGTTATCTAGCCCGCTCTGTTATACAGGTGTCGGTGTATACATTATGACATGAGCAAAATGGGAGGAAGCATGGTGAGCCACCGAACCCTACCTCTCGCTTTATTCAACGAACAGATAAGCAGATCAGAGATCAACTTCTTGCGATAGGTCTCATGGTGATTGGCGTTACGACGATGGATTACTCATATGGCTAGGCTTTAGAATTTGATATTGTATACTTATTTAAACCCATAAAGGAAGTGCTGCACTAGTTGtaccaaatttttcttttaatataatttaccattacattaaaaaaatattttaggtaGACCAAATACAGCAATCAGGCTAAAAACACCAGCTTAGGCGCAGTGTAAAACGAGCCCGTAAGAAAATGACTAGTTCGGGAAGCCCATGTTAGAGAACCCATAGCTTCATTCTGAATATTAAAACTTAGTAAAACCGAAGGGATATATGTTGTCATTTTgtccaaaataaaaacaaatatatgttgtcattttttttttacttgttctttttaattttgtttatccaACTTACTGATTTTATCAATCTTTCTATATATCAGAGTCAGATGGCGAGTATGTCAATTGCTTCGACAAAATGAAGCAACCAGCGTTTGAAAATCATATGTTTCAGTTTCAGgtattataattttcttgtttttaaaaatactttaatttATCATCGataatcaatataatttatatttccacgttaatacattttttttatcagagctaacattatttattttaaaaaatacaggAAGTGCATCAGAAATTCATAAAGCGATCGAAACGACTCAAAAAGGCAAAAGACAAACATGGGAAGCTTATATCAGCATCTGCATCGCCAAACGTCCGGAAGGGATGCAACCCGCCGACACAAGTAGTTACCACACCGGGCATGAGGTAATAATTTTGAAACATTACATTTTCGCCAATATATTCAATCCCCAAAATCGATTTTATTCCTATCATGTTAACAAATTAAACCTCCTTAATAACTTATTAACTATCTAAACAAATAATATCATCTTAACTATTCTTTTTGATTCTTAAGATCGCTTGCAATATATATTCACCGATCACCattaatgtatttatttaaCGCCGATCTCTTTGGTTTACTAGCCCAGTAACCCATCAATGGCCATGTAAGTAACTAAACTGATGTTCTgacttgtgacaaaaaaatgagtcgaccaaaccaaacaaaacgaCATTTTAAACTGATTATACTACTCTATCTACGTGTATTTACTAAccatttaatattttactaaCTTGATTGGTATGTCTTTCTATCTCTGTGTTTCTTATAACACAAAAAGTGAGATAGTTTTACAAGAGAATAGATTATTTTTATCTTCTAACTAATATAACTAGACTGATCAGAAAGCATCTCTAatgtaccatttttttttttttaaagatgtaCCATTCTTATTGATTActttgtatatatgtttgattattACATTATGCGATCATGTGTACTTTGCAAACCACACCAAAGTTATACGGAACAAAAGCGATAGTGAATGTCTGGGATCCGACGATAgaaaaaaaagcagaagaaaTGTCTATATGGCAGATTTGGATTGCGTCGGGACAATACAAAAGTGGTGATCTTAATACTGTTGAAATTGGTTGGCAGATAATTTTAAAAggggtatatatatacatctgaTATTACGTTTCATattagttttctaaattttagtttaagcaataaatatatgtatgtcaTTATAAACGagtaataattattcaaatatgtAGGTTCTGCCGACGTTGTATAAAGACAACAAGCCTAGATTATTCCTGTTTTGGACGGTAAGTTTGACCATTTTTTAATTCACCATCAACTTTAACTCATATGATATGAGTTATATGTTTTACgcaaatcataaataataattattaataatctgaaattatatacatttatattattaatctgaATTTTAAGTTCAATACTTTAGACTCACTTTAATACTATTACTATacctattattttatttttattttggcaGTTATTAATATTATACCTACTTTATAATGAGTAATACTATATAGAACTTTAAATAAaagactagttttttttttggaacaaaagaGACTACTTAAAACATAACTGTATAGTGGCCTCTCTAGAAAACCCACTCAGTTTTTGTCGTCCTTACAAATTTGCTTTTAATGTTTCAGATTTGAACTTTTCAATTTCTAATTTCCTTTATTCAGTCATTTGTTTTGGTTAacttttacttatgttttgcttaatttttccttaagttttgtttaatttttactGAAACCAAGCCGTTTCTAATTTCAGTATACTTGAATTTGAATATAATCTTAGGACCGAAATTGCAAACAAACTTTGATATTATCTTCTACTCTTATGTTTACTTATGTTTGAAACAGCCaatttacttatgttttaaatcaatataaactttgatatttaaacaaataaaaaacttagagtttttttttttggagaatttgaaaTGTAGCTGCTCTTTTTACTAGATATAATTGGCTGTTTCAAAGATACTTACTAAAATCATCtaccacaaaatattttgaaatagttttttcACGATAATagcaaaaatgttaattttatagAGTAATGCATACAAACTGGATGTTATAACATCCGATGCCTGGATTTTATCCAAATGACTAGTAGTACTGTATAGGAGGATCCATTACTcctattttttccttttggggAAGCCAGTTTGAGATTACCATCCACGTATGGAAGGTTAGTTTCTCATCGTTTTcaattgataaataaattacagGATCAGAAATATGGAAACTGGTGGCTAAGTTTAGGGTCCAACAACATACCAGTGGGATACTGGCCAGCAGAGATTTTTACGACATTGGCTGACCATACGAGCATCGTACAATATAATGGGGCGGTAAAATTGTATATTCGCACATATGAGATCCAGCCACTTGCCCAACGAATACTATTTCTGCAACTTGGATTGAGATTGTAGAATGTAGATATCAACAATcaattctaaatattacaatGTGAATAATGGAATAGTCATTTCTTTTGTGGGGGCCAGGGTTTAATCGTAC from Camelina sativa cultivar DH55 chromosome 7, Cs, whole genome shotgun sequence includes the following:
- the LOC104700026 gene encoding cyclic dof factor 4-like, which produces MATQDSQGIKLFGKTIAFNNTQTMKKEQEIKQPPEPDATTAVRSSSTSSDLTAEKRPDKIIPCPRCKSMETKFCYFNNYNVNQPRHFCKGCHRYWTAGGALRNVPVGAGRRKSKPPGRVMIGMLGDGNGVHQVELINGLLVEEWQHAAAAAHGGFRHNFPMKRLRCYSDGQSC